In a genomic window of Meleagris gallopavo isolate NT-WF06-2002-E0010 breed Aviagen turkey brand Nicholas breeding stock chromosome 1, Turkey_5.1, whole genome shotgun sequence:
- the CLYBL gene encoding citramalyl-CoA lyase, mitochondrial, translating into MLPKVESVEEVKWFADKFAHHSKGRTLAEPMHFIPFVETAVGLLNFKAVCEEALRRGSQVGFHLDAVVFGGEDFRASIGATSNKETHDILYARQKIIVTAKAFGLQAIDLVYIDFRDEDGLRRQSREGASMGFTGMGFCQCLKVMPIFFNFKILLHLLLL; encoded by the exons ATGCTGCCAAAGGTTGAAAGTGTGGAAGAAGTTAAATGG TTTGCAGACAAATTCGCACATCACTCGAAAGGCCGAACACTTGCAGAACCAATGCATTTTATCCCATTTGTGGAGACCGCGGTGGGGTTGCTCAATTTTAAG GCTGTCTGTGAGGAAGCATTGAGAAGAGGATCCCAGGTTGGCTTTCATTTGGATGCAGTCGTCTTCGGAGGAGAAGATTTCCGTGCCAGCATAG gTGCAACAAGCAATAAGGAAACTCATGACATTTTATATGCCAGGCAGAAAATAATAGTCACAGCAAAGGCATTTGGCCTCCAAGCAATAGACCTGGTTTACATTGATTTCCGAGATGAAGATGGGCTTCGTAGGCAATCAAGGGAAGGTGCCTCGATGGGCTTCACTGGTATGGGTTTCTGCCAAtgtctgaaagtaatgcctatATTCTTCAATTTCAAGATATTGCTACATTTATTGTTACTTTGA